From one Felis catus isolate Fca126 chromosome E2, F.catus_Fca126_mat1.0, whole genome shotgun sequence genomic stretch:
- the GPR4 gene encoding G-protein coupled receptor 4, producing MGNRTWEGCHVDSRVDHLFPPSLYIFVIGVGLPTNCLALWAAYRQVRQRNELGVYLMNLSIADLLYICTLPLWVDYFLHHDNWIHGPGSCKLFGFIFYTNIYISIAFLCCISVDRYLAVAHPLRFARLRRVKTAVAVSSVVWATELGANSAPLFHDELFRDRYNHTFCFEKFPMEGWVAWMNLYRVFVGFLFPWALMLLSYRGILRAVRGSVSTERQEKAKIKRLALSLIAIVLVCFAPYHVLLLSRSAVYLGRPWDCGFEERVFSAYHSSLAFTSLNCVADPILYCLVNEGARSDVAKALHNLLRFLASDKPQEMANASLTLETPLTSKRNSMAKAMAAGWAAAPPSQADQLQLKMLPPAQ from the coding sequence ATGGGCAACCGCACGTGGGAGGGCTGCCACGTGGACTCGCGCGTGGACCACCTCTTCCCGCCGTCCCTCTACATCTTCGTCATCGGGGTGGGCCTGCCCACCAACTGCCTGGCCCTGTGGGCGGCCTACCGCCAGGTGCGGCAGCGCAACGAGCTAGGCGTGTACCTGATGAACTTGAGCATCGCCGACCTGCTGTACATCTGCACGCTGCCGCTGTGGGTCGACTACTTCCTGCACCACGACAACTGGATCCACGGCCCCGGCTCCTGCAAGCTCTTCGGGTTCATCTTCTACACCAACATCTACATCAGCATCGCCTTCCTGTGCTGCATCTCCGTGGACCGGTACCTGGCCGTGGCCCACCCGCTGCGGTTTGCCCGCCTGCGCCGCGTCAAGACGGCCGTGGCCGTGAGCTCTGTGGTCTGGGCCACGGAGCTGGGGGCCAACTCGGCACCCCTGTTCCACGACGAGCTCTTCCGTGACCGCTACAACCACACCTTCTGCTTTGAGAAGTTCCCCATGGAGGGCTGGGTGGCCTGGATGAACCTCTACCGGGTCTTTGTGGGCTTCCTCTTCCCGTGGGCGCTCATGCTGCTGTCCTACCGCGGCATCCTGCGGGCCGTGCGGGGCAGCGTGTCCACCGAGCGCCAGGAGAAGGCCAAGATCAAGCGGCTGGCCCTCAGCCTCATCGCCATCGTGCTGGTCTGCTTCGCGCCCTACCACGTGCTCCTGCTCTCACGCAGCGCCGTCTACCTGGGCCGCCCGTGGGACTGTGGCTTCGAGGAGCGCGTCTTCTCAGCGTATCACAGCTCACTGGCCTTCACCAGCCTCAACTGCGTGGCCGACCCCATCCTCTACTGCCTCGTCAACGAGGGGGCCCGCAGCGACGTGGCCAAGGCCCTGCACAATCTGCTCCGCTTCCTGGCCAGTGACAAGCCGCAGGAGATGGCCAACGCGTCGCTCACCCTGGAGACCCCGCTCACCTCCAAGAGGAACAGCATGGCCAAGGCCATGGCAGCTGGCTGGGCGGCAGCTCCACCCTCCCAGGCGGACCAGCTTCAGCTAAAGATGCTGCCGCCAGCACAGTGA